In Amaranthus tricolor cultivar Red isolate AtriRed21 chromosome 5, ASM2621246v1, whole genome shotgun sequence, a genomic segment contains:
- the LOC130813931 gene encoding ABC transporter C family member 5 yields MATNSLGLPREFLGIPILEWVSICINLAFFFVFVLLVSARQFITCMGRIRLIKNDSNPNSVPIRRGLDYELSDIVVGIWYKLSVLSCFYVLLVQTVLLGFDLVRVIKDVSHGNVASWVLICWPISQGLAWLVMCLMTLHCKYRASERFPLLLRVWWFVSLLISLCTLYFDGRILWVDGSKHLSPHVVGNIIATPAIGFLWFLAFKGSSGIQIMEYPDLQEPLLEEEAGCLRVTPYSGAGLFSLATISWLNSLLSLGAKRPLELKDIPLLAPRDRSKANYKILNSNWEKLKSETPRKQPSLAWAILKSFWREAACNAIFAGLTTLVSYVGPYMISYFVDYLGGKATFPHEGYILAGIFFSAKLVETLATRQWYIGVDILGMHVRSALTAMVYRKGLKLSNSARQSHTSGEIVNYMAVDVQRVGDYSWYLHDIWMLPLQIILALAILYKNVGIASLATLVATIVSIVVTVPIARVQEEYQDKLMTAKDERMRTTSECLKNMRMLKLHAWEDKYRKMLEDMRVVEFKWLRKALYSQAFITFIFWGSPIFVAVITFATCILLGGELTAGSVLSALATFRILQEPLRNFPDLVSMMAQTKVSLDRLSTFLLEEELQGDATIVLPRGSTETAIEITDGSFCWDPSSSRRTLSGIEMKLEKGMLVAVCGIVGAGKSSFLSSILGEIPKISGEVKVCGSAAYVSQLAWIQSGTIEENILFGSPMDKPRYKSVLNSCALKKDLENLSHGDQTIIGDRGINLSGGQKQRVQLARALYQDADIYLLDDPFSAVDAQTASFLYKEFILTALASKTVVFVTHQVEFLPAADLILVLREGHIVQAGKYDDLLQSGTDFNALVSAHHEAIEAMDIGPHSSEDSDEDSSPQNDIDDIDHESSSCNVSLVKEVQPTMSSPERKAIKEKKKAKRARKKQLVQEEERERGKISMKVYLSYMAAAYKGMLIPLIILAQTLFQVLQIASSWWMAWANPQTEGDSPKTSSLTLLLVYMALAFGSSWFVFVRALLVATFGLAAAQKLFVKMLRCIFRAPMSFFDSTPAGRILNRVSVDQSVVDLDIPFRLGGFASTTIQLLGIVGVMMKVTWQVLLLVIPMAIICLWLQKYYMASSRELVRIVSIQKSPVIHLFGESIAGAATIRGFGQEKRFMKKNLYLLDCFARPFFCSISAIEWLCLRMELLSTFVFAFCMVLLVSFPQGAIDPSMAGLAVTYGLNLNARLSRWILSFCKLENKIISIERINQYSEIPSEAPPVIENCRPPAAWPETGTIELIDLKVRYKENLPLVLHNLNCTFPGGKKIGVVGRTGSGKSTMIQALFRMVEPASGRIIIDDIDISTIGLHDLRSRLSIIPQDPSLYEGTIRGNLDPLEEHSDQEIWQALDKSQLGSIIRFRGEKLDSPVLENGENWSMGQRQLVSLGRALLKQARILVLDEATASVDTATDNLIQKIIRAEFRDCTVVTIAHRIPTVMDSDFVLVLSDGRVAEFDSPARLMDNKSSMFSMLVGEYTSRSSSIS; encoded by the exons ATGGCAACTAATAGCTTAGGATTACCTAGGGAGTTCCTGGGTATTCCTATACTGGAGTGGGTGTCAATATGCATTAATTTGGCCTTCTTCTTTGTGTTTGTATTGCTAGTTTCTGCAAGACAATTCATCACTTGTATGGGCCGTATTAGGTTGATTAAGAATGATTCAAACCCGAATTCAGTTCCGATTCGTCGAGGTTTAGACTATGAACTAAGTGATATTGTAGTGGGAATTTGGTACAAACTGTCAGTTTTGAGTTGCTTTTATGTGTTGTTAGTGCAAACAGTTTTGTTAGGATTTGATTTGGTAAGAGTTATAAAGGATGTATCCCATGGAAATGTAGCTAGTTGGGTTCTTATATGTTGGCCTATTAGTCAAGGTTTAGCTTGGTTGGTTATGTGCCTTATGACACTTCATTGTAAATATAGGGCGTCAGAGAGATTTCCATTATTGTTAAGAGTTTGGTGGTTTGTATCTTTACTCATTTCTTTGTGTACTTTATATTTTGATGGTAGAATTTTGTGGGTAGACGGGTCTAAGCATTTGTCACCTCATGTCGTTGGGAATATAATTGCAACCCCAGCAATTGGTTTCCTTTGGTTCCTAGCATTTAAGGGTTCTAGTGGGATACAAATCATGGAATACCCTGATCTTCAAGAGCCTTTACTTGAAGAAGAAGCTGGGTGTTTAAGGGTTACCCCTTATAGTGGGGCTGGTCTTTTTAGCTTAGCCACTATTTCATGGTTGAATTCCCTTCTTTCCCTTGGTGCTAAAAGACCACTTGAGCTTAAGGATATCCCACTTCTTGCTCCTAGAGACCGTTCTAAGGCTAACTACAAAATTTTGAACTCAAATTGGGAAAAGCTTAAGTCTGAAACCCCTAGGAAGCAACCTTCATTAGCTTGGGCAATTTTGAAGTCATTCTGGAGGGAGGCAGCTTGTAATGCTATCTTTGCTGGCCTGACTACGCTCGTTTCGTATGTGGGTCCTTACATGATTAGCTATTTTGTTGATTATCTAGGAGGGAAAGCAACTTTTCCCCATGAGGGTTATATTCTAGCTGGGATATTCTTTTCAGCTAAGTTAGTAGAGACTTTAGCAACCCGGCAATGGTACATTGGGGTTGACATTTTAGGTATGCATGTAAGGTCAGCTTTAACTGCAATGGTGTATAGAAAGGGTCTTAAGCTGTCTAATTCTGCTAGGCAAAGTCATACTAGTGGAGAAATTGTGAATTATATGGCTGTTGATGTTCAAAGAGTGGGGGATTACTCTTGGTATCTTCATGATATATGGATGCTACCATTGCAAATCATCCTTGCTTTGGCAATTCTATATAAGAATGTAGGAATTGCTTCTTTAGCGACGTTGGTTGCGACAATTGTGTCGATTGTTGTTACCGTACCGATAGCTAGAGTGCAAGAAGAGTATCAAGACAAGTTAATGACTGCAAAGGATGAAAGAATGAGGACAACTTCTGAGTGTTTGAAGAATATGAGGATGTTGAAGTTGCATGCTTGGGAGGATAAGTATAGAAAAATGCTGGAGGATATGAGGGTTGTTGAGTTCAAATGGCTACGAAAAGCGCTCTATTCTCAGGCTTTTATCACATTTATCTTCTGGGGTTCTCCCATATTTGTGGCAGTCATCACTTTTGCTACTTGCATATTGTTAGGTGGCGAGTTGACAGCCGGAAGTGTTCTATCTGCTCTTGCCACTTTTAGAATTCTCCAAGAGCCACTTAGAAATTTCCCGGATTTGGTGTCAATGATGGCACAAACCAAAGTTTCTCTTGATCGTCTTTCAACGTTTCTTCTTGAGGAAGAACTTCAAGGAGATGCTACTATTGTACTTCCAAGGGGAAGTACAGAAACTGCCATTGAGATTACGGATGGATCATTCTGCTGGGATCCGTCTTCGTCGAGACGGACTTTATCAGGGATCGAAATGAAGCTTGAAAAAGGGATGCTTGTTGCTGTTTGTGGGATTGTTGGTGCTGGAAAGTCGAGTTTCCTGTCTTCCATTCTTGGGGAGATTCCCAAGATCTCTGGTGAA GTTAAAGTATGTGGTTCTGCAGCTTATGTATCTCAGTTGGCATGGATACAATCGGGAACTATCGAAGAAAATATTCTTTTCGGAAGTCCAATGGATAAGCCAAGGTATAAGAGTGTTCTTAATTCTTGTGCATTGAAGAAAGATTTAGAAAATCTTTCACATGGAGATCAAACAATCATTGGAGATAGAGGCATAAACCTTAGCGGTGGCCAGAAACAGCGTGTGCAGCTTGCTCGAGCCCTCTATCAGGACGCTGATATTTATCTACTTGATGATCCCTTCAGTGCTGTCGATGCTCAGACTGCGTCTTTTTTGTATAAG GAATTCATACTGACCGCCCTGGCTTCAAAAACTGTGGTGTTTGTAACACATCAAGTTGAATTTTTACCTGCCGCTGACCTGATACTG GTACTCAGAGAAGGACACATTGTACAGGCAGGGAAATATGATGATCTTTTGCAGTCTGGCACAGATTTCAATGCCCTAGTATCTGCTCATCATGAAGCAATTGAAGCAATGGACATAGGTCCTCACTCATCAGAAGATTCTGACGAGGATTCTAGCCCACAGAACGATATTGATGACATTGATCACGAATCTAGTAGCTGTAATGTTAGTTTAGTAAAGGAAGTGCAGCCTACTATGTCATCTCCCGAACGAAAAGcaattaaagagaaaaagaaggcGAAACGAGCAAGAAAAAAGCAGCTAGTTCAAGAGGAGGAAAGAGAACGAGGAAAAATTAGTATGAAGGTTTATTTGTCATATATGGCAGCAGCCTATAAAGGAATGCTGATTCCGCTCATTATCCTCGCACAAACGTTGTTTCAAGTTTTGCAAATAGCTAGTAGTTGGTGGATGGCTTGGGCTAACCCACAAACAGAAGGGGACAGTCCTAAGACTAGCAGTTTGACACTTCTTCTTGTGTACATGGCACTTGCATTCGGCAGCTCCTGGTTTGTTTTCGTCAGGGCTCTTTTGGTGGCGACTTTTGGGCTGGCCGCTGCTCAAAAGTTGTTTGTGAAGATGCTTAGGTGCATTTTTCGAGCACCTATGTCGTTTTTCGACTCTACTCCAGCTGGACGGATACTTAATCGT GTTTCTGTTGATCAGAGTGTTGTGGATTTGGATATTCCTTTCAGACTTGGTGGATTTGCTTCTACAACGATACAACTTCTTGGTATAGTGGGTGTAATGATGAAAGTCACTTGGCAAGTGTTGCTTCTCGTTATTCCGATGGCTATTATTTGCTTGTGGTTGCAG AAATACTACATGGCTTCTTCACGAGAATTGGTTCGCATTGTAAGCATCCAGAAATCCCCAGTTATCCACCTTTTTGGTGAGTCAATTGCTGGAGCTGCCACAATAAGAGGATTTGGCCAAGAAAAACGATTTATGAAGAAAAACCTTTACCTTCTTGATTGTTTTGCCCGACCATTTTTCTGCAGCATTTCCGCTATCGAATGGCTTTGCTTGCGTATGGAGTTGCTTTCCACATTTGTCTTTGCTTTCTGTATGGTTCTGCTCGTCAGCTTCCCTCAGGGAGCTATTGATCCAA GTATGGCTGGCCTTGCTGTGACATATGGGTTAAACTTGAATGCACGTTTGTCGCGGTGGATACTTAGCTTTTGCAAGCTTGAAAACAAGATCATTTCGATAGAAAGGATTAATCAATATTCTGAAATCCCAAGTGAAGCTCCACCTGTTATTGAGAACTGTCGTCCTCCAGCTGCATGGCCGGAAACGGGGACTATTGAGCTGATTGATCTGAAG GTGCGGTATAAGGAAAACCTTCCGCTCGTGCTTCATAATTTGAATTGCACATTCCCTGGTGGGAAAAAGATTGGTGTGGTTGGACGTACTGGCAGTGGTAAATCAACAATGATTCAGGCGTTATTTCGAATGGTTGAGCCTGCATCTGGAAGGATTATCATTGACGACATAGATATTAGCACAATTGGGCTTCATGATCTCCGAAGTCGTTTGAGTATTATTCCTCAAGACCCATCCTTATATGAAGGAACCATCAGGGGCAATCTCGATCCTCTTGAAGAACATTCTGATCAGGAAATTTGGCAG GCGCTCGATAAATCACAGCTTGGATCCATTATTCGTTTCAGAGGTGAAAAGCTTGATTCACCAG TgcttgaaaatggtgaaaactgGAGTATGGGACAACGACAACTTGTTTCTTTGGGACGTGCTTTGCTTAAGCAGGCAAGAATACTTGTTCTTGATGAAGCAACTGCTTCCGTTGATACTGCCACAGATAATCTTATTCAGAAGATAATAAGAGCGGAGTTTAGGGACTGCACGGTTGTCACCATAGCACATAGAATACCTACTGTCATGGACAGCGATTTCGTTTTGGTCCTTAGTGATG GTCGAGTGGCAGAGTTTGACAGCCCTGCGCGGTTGATGGATAACAAGTCGTCTATGTTTTCAATGTTGGTTGGAGAATATACATCAAGGTCAAGCAGTATCTCTTAG